In Candidatus Omnitrophota bacterium, a genomic segment contains:
- a CDS encoding radical SAM protein codes for MRIALIYPSIYESGFNKDGRDIVFNQVHPGLCYLSAVCKKEGLKDITLVDLRTLRGWDDFKEKIRQARPEVAGITMMSPDYSYAMQCVDIIKEAAPAAKIVVGGYHPTIMTDQVAANDKVDHIVVGEGEITFPKLLRRLERGESVSRIIKGEMPDVDSLPFIDRELFDCLELPFDFFLPVPFFSILGGRGCPYNCNFCSPAGKLMHGYRIRRRSVDHVIEELRFLRDVYTFNSLQFWDDCFTEDRGWVMEFCEKYKRSGFDKPFIVQTRADIICKNPDMMKALKKAGLVMAQIGFESGNDRVLKFMNKGTTVKQNLGAARICKSLGIKVWAYNMFGLPTETSEEAQDTVRMIKKIAPYRSSAAFFTPHPGSHFYEYCKKNGLSLIDHNDAFARYPEVDKPKIKGVDYDAMRKLARASKDLSPAVKLRIRIERIFAHKKNKVFRIRFAEWLAKYPSLNKTAVLRMMNQAS; via the coding sequence ATGAGGATCGCTTTAATCTATCCGTCCATCTACGAATCCGGTTTTAATAAAGACGGGCGGGATATCGTATTTAACCAAGTCCATCCGGGGCTGTGTTACCTGAGCGCCGTCTGCAAGAAAGAAGGCTTAAAGGATATAACGCTTGTGGACTTGAGGACGCTGCGGGGTTGGGATGATTTTAAGGAAAAGATACGCCAGGCCCGCCCGGAAGTCGCCGGGATCACCATGATGAGCCCTGACTATAGTTATGCCATGCAATGCGTCGATATAATAAAAGAAGCGGCCCCCGCGGCAAAGATAGTGGTAGGCGGATATCACCCCACCATAATGACGGACCAGGTCGCGGCGAACGATAAGGTTGATCACATTGTAGTAGGCGAAGGCGAGATAACTTTTCCCAAACTTTTGCGCCGGCTGGAGAGAGGCGAGAGCGTAAGCCGTATAATAAAAGGCGAGATGCCCGACGTGGATTCGCTCCCATTTATCGACAGGGAGCTCTTCGATTGCCTGGAACTACCGTTCGATTTCTTCCTCCCGGTCCCGTTCTTTTCGATACTTGGAGGCAGGGGATGCCCATATAATTGTAATTTCTGTTCTCCGGCCGGCAAACTGATGCACGGCTACAGGATAAGGCGAAGAAGCGTCGATCACGTCATAGAAGAACTGCGGTTCCTTCGCGACGTATACACGTTTAACAGCCTCCAGTTCTGGGACGACTGTTTCACGGAGGATAGGGGTTGGGTAATGGAGTTTTGTGAGAAGTACAAGAGGTCCGGTTTTGACAAGCCTTTCATCGTCCAGACGCGCGCCGATATAATATGCAAAAACCCCGATATGATGAAGGCCCTCAAGAAGGCCGGGCTTGTTATGGCCCAGATAGGTTTCGAGAGCGGCAACGATCGCGTGTTAAAGTTCATGAATAAAGGGACGACGGTCAAGCAGAACCTTGGCGCGGCCAGGATCTGCAAGTCTCTCGGCATAAAGGTATGGGCATATAATATGTTCGGGCTTCCTACGGAGACGAGTGAAGAGGCGCAGGATACGGTCAGGATGATAAAAAAAATAGCGCCATACAGGTCGAGCGCGGCGTTCTTTACGCCGCATCCGGGCAGTCATTTTTACGAATATTGTAAAAAGAACGGCCTGTCGCTCATAGACCATAATGACGCCTTTGCGCGTTATCCGGAAGTAGACAAGCCTAAGATAAAAGGCGTGGACTATGACGCCATGAGGAAGTTGGCCAGGGCGTCGAAGGACCTGTCCCCGGCAGTGAAGCTGAGAATAAGGATCGAAAGGATATTTGCCCATAAGAAGAACAAGGTCTTCAGGATAAGGTTCGCCGAGTGGCTTGCGAAATATCCGTCTTTGAACAAGACGGCGGTTTTAAGGATGATGAATCAGGCATCGTGA
- a CDS encoding glycosyltransferase, with protein sequence MPRVSVVMPTYNCARYLGESIDSVLDQSYKDLELIVVDGESTDNTDAIAASYAKDPRFVFIKKRSGIAGARNVGIRAAKGEFIIFLDSDDLLLEGTIAKQVAFMDSHKKCGICYANTIYFNTDTKKEVMTTYHNFSGDIFYYLKRNNFIHPSAVIATRKLCLETMYDETLPPHEDWDFVLRIALKGVKFYYIKEVLTKIRVRGGSTTTGNKDFKLARDVVGLKAKMVYWRQFKSGMNVYSLNGWWTIYRYLKFKIGAFLIGFPKAARYNRPVPNELVG encoded by the coding sequence ATGCCGAGAGTAAGCGTAGTAATGCCGACGTATAATTGCGCCAGGTACCTGGGGGAATCGATCGACAGCGTCCTTGACCAATCATATAAGGACCTGGAGCTGATAGTAGTGGACGGCGAGTCGACCGACAACACAGACGCTATAGCCGCCTCATACGCGAAGGACCCCAGATTCGTTTTTATAAAGAAGCGCTCCGGCATCGCCGGCGCGCGCAATGTGGGGATAAGGGCCGCCAAGGGCGAGTTCATAATATTCCTCGATTCGGACGATCTTTTGCTGGAAGGGACCATAGCCAAACAGGTGGCTTTCATGGACAGCCATAAGAAATGCGGGATATGCTACGCAAACACGATATATTTCAATACGGATACGAAGAAAGAAGTGATGACCACCTATCATAATTTTTCGGGCGACATATTCTATTACCTTAAGAGGAACAATTTTATCCATCCGTCCGCTGTGATAGCTACAAGAAAGCTTTGTCTGGAAACGATGTATGACGAGACCCTGCCGCCGCACGAAGACTGGGACTTTGTCCTGAGGATAGCGCTCAAGGGCGTGAAGTTCTATTATATAAAAGAGGTCCTTACAAAGATAAGGGTAAGGGGCGGCAGCACGACGACCGGAAACAAGGATTTTAAACTGGCTAGGGACGTTGTCGGATTGAAAGCGAAGATGGTATATTGGAGGCAGTTCAAGAGCGGGATGAACGTCTATTCTCTGAACGGCTGGTGGACTATATACAGGTACCTTAAATTCAAGATAGGGGCGTTCCTTATCGGTTTTCCGAAAGCGGCGCGTTATAACAGGCCCGTTCCCAATGAGTTGGTCGGGTGA